In Rubrivirga marina, the following are encoded in one genomic region:
- a CDS encoding DUF421 domain-containing protein produces the protein MDSSWFFSGWDAVARVAVCAPVVYALVIAAVRVSGKRATSQMNNFDWIVTVAIGSIVGSAVVLESVPLASALVAIGMLLGLQFAVTASSARWAGVRRAVQAAPTVLLYRGAFQDAALRTERVTRQEVMAAIREAGLPGPDAVHAVVLETDASMSVLPASEDGADFACLEGLGPAIRS, from the coding sequence ATGGACTCCTCCTGGTTCTTCTCCGGCTGGGACGCCGTCGCCCGCGTGGCGGTCTGCGCCCCCGTCGTCTACGCCCTCGTCATCGCCGCCGTCCGCGTGAGCGGGAAGCGGGCCACGTCGCAGATGAACAACTTCGACTGGATCGTCACCGTCGCCATCGGCTCCATCGTCGGCTCGGCCGTCGTGCTCGAGTCCGTCCCCCTCGCCTCCGCCCTCGTCGCCATCGGGATGCTCCTCGGCCTCCAGTTCGCCGTCACGGCCTCCTCCGCGCGGTGGGCGGGCGTCCGGCGGGCCGTCCAGGCGGCCCCCACCGTCCTCCTGTACCGCGGCGCGTTCCAGGACGCGGCCCTCCGCACGGAGCGGGTCACCCGGCAGGAGGTGATGGCGGCGATCCGCGAGGCCGGCCTCCCCGGCCCCGACGCCGTCCACGCCGTCGTCCTCGAGACCGACGCCTCGATGAGCGTGCTCCCCGCCTCCGAGGACGGCGCCGACTTCGCGTGCCTCGAAGGCCTCGGCCCAGCCATCCGCAGTTGA
- a CDS encoding potassium channel family protein, with the protein MSVALAVLGAALVLVALYDVVKTTLSAQGGAPVTSALSAGLWALLGRGPAHGLPRRAAGGTILAAVPVAWTLLLWAGWTLVFASDAGAVVDASSQAPADLPARVYFVGFTLFTLGNGDFVPAGPTWRVLTAVASFSGLFLVTLAITYLLPVVQAVAQKRSLAGRIHSLGPTGAAIAAKAPSPSLERQLESVAADLTLHAERHLVYPVLHYFESDEARTALAPHLAALSDAALLLRHGLPEADRPDGTALGSVEAALDDYLGTVRGSLVSPSEDAPPPPPASDLSRPAADADVALAEAAGQRGRQRRLLRAIVHQSGHDWPTGRA; encoded by the coding sequence ATGTCCGTCGCCCTCGCCGTCCTCGGGGCGGCCCTCGTCCTCGTCGCCCTCTACGACGTCGTCAAGACCACGCTCTCGGCCCAGGGCGGGGCGCCGGTCACGAGCGCCCTCTCGGCGGGCCTCTGGGCCCTCCTCGGGCGGGGGCCCGCCCACGGCCTCCCGCGCCGGGCCGCCGGGGGGACGATCCTCGCCGCCGTCCCCGTGGCGTGGACCCTCCTCCTCTGGGCCGGGTGGACGCTCGTGTTCGCGAGCGACGCCGGCGCCGTCGTCGACGCCTCCTCCCAGGCCCCGGCCGACCTCCCCGCCCGCGTCTACTTCGTCGGATTCACGCTCTTCACGCTCGGCAACGGCGACTTCGTCCCCGCCGGTCCCACGTGGCGCGTCCTCACGGCCGTCGCCTCGTTCTCGGGCCTCTTCCTCGTAACGCTCGCGATCACGTACCTCTTGCCGGTCGTGCAAGCGGTCGCCCAGAAGCGGTCGCTCGCCGGGCGGATCCACTCGCTCGGGCCGACGGGCGCCGCGATCGCGGCCAAGGCCCCGAGCCCCAGCCTGGAGCGCCAGCTCGAGTCGGTCGCCGCAGACCTCACGCTCCACGCCGAGCGCCACCTCGTCTACCCCGTCCTCCACTACTTCGAGAGCGACGAGGCCCGGACGGCCCTGGCCCCCCACCTCGCCGCGCTCAGCGACGCCGCGCTCCTCCTCCGCCACGGGCTCCCCGAGGCCGACCGGCCCGACGGCACGGCCCTCGGCTCGGTCGAGGCCGCCCTCGACGACTACCTCGGGACGGTCCGGGGCTCGCTCGTCAGCCCGTCCGAGGACGCCCCGCCGCCGCCGCCGGCCTCCGATCTCTCCCGGCCGGCCGCCGACGCCGACGTCGCGCTGGCGGAAGCCGCCGGCCAGCGCGGGCGGCAGCGGCGGCTTCTCCGCGCCATTGTCCACCAGTCCGGCCACGACTGGCCAACGGGCCGCGCGTAG
- a CDS encoding four-helix bundle copper-binding protein has translation MRTQDMLSKHSDPSDQLDKVVALVNSAFACEQCCTSCADACLAEDSDMDLTACIRTNLDCADVCATTGRVLSRQTQPNDAILRAQLQACVAACDACADECEEHADMHEHCRVCMECCRECADACRALLDAMPQGATA, from the coding sequence ATGCGCACCCAGGACATGCTCTCGAAGCACTCCGACCCCTCGGACCAGCTCGACAAGGTCGTCGCGCTCGTCAACAGCGCCTTCGCCTGCGAGCAGTGCTGCACGTCGTGCGCCGACGCCTGCCTCGCCGAGGACTCGGACATGGACCTCACGGCCTGCATCCGGACGAACCTCGACTGCGCCGACGTCTGCGCCACGACCGGCCGCGTCCTCTCGCGCCAGACCCAACCCAACGACGCGATCCTCCGCGCCCAGCTCCAGGCCTGCGTCGCCGCCTGCGACGCCTGCGCCGACGAGTGCGAGGAGCACGCCGACATGCACGAGCACTGCCGCGTGTGCATGGAGTGCTGCCGCGAGTGCGCCGACGCCTGCCGGGCGCTCCTCGACGCCATGCCTCAGGGCGCGACGGCCTAG
- a CDS encoding DUF7282 domain-containing protein — protein sequence MPPVEGGSEDLPEAPVLAVGASPFRGDILVLDRVAVESDAWVVVHPEAAAGGPDAGRIVGRSFVMHGTTERVPVDLDAAPTGTLYVMLHDDTGEVGRFEFGTGDLDPPLTDGGQPVVEAVVAR from the coding sequence GTGCCGCCGGTCGAGGGCGGCTCGGAGGACCTTCCGGAGGCCCCCGTCCTCGCGGTCGGCGCGAGCCCGTTTCGGGGCGACATCCTGGTCCTCGACCGCGTCGCCGTCGAGTCCGACGCGTGGGTGGTGGTCCACCCCGAGGCGGCGGCTGGCGGGCCGGACGCCGGCCGGATCGTCGGGCGGTCGTTCGTGATGCACGGGACGACCGAGCGCGTGCCCGTCGACCTCGACGCGGCGCCGACGGGGACGCTCTACGTAATGCTCCACGACGACACGGGCGAGGTCGGCCGGTTCGAGTTCGGGACGGGGGACCTCGACCCGCCGCTCACGGACGGCGGCCAGCCGGTCGTCGAGGCCGTCGTGGCCCGGTAG
- the merA gene encoding mercury(II) reductase, with protein MPDAPTPETLTLTVGGMTCAGCARHVTEALEALPGVASAEVPGWESGRADIALDADEPARPGDLVAAVEAAGYRAALDAEAPTGAPPASGPTTGYGAPPDAPPSPSGDGAPSPRPPAEPGPLPEGAYDLVVVGGGSAAFAAALKTSELGGRTAIVNDGLPIGGTCVNVGCVPSKAIIRAAEAVHRAQRDAFDGVETTGRVADFGAVLAQVRALVADLRQTKYVDVAGADDAVDLVAGRARLAGREGGPLAGDGLHTVEVEGRPALRARSVLVATGARTFVPDVPGLAEAGYLTNDTLWDLAEAPDHLVVLGGGYVAVEAAQAFARLGVPVTLLQRSDRILPAEDAALTDPLTAFLRADGVDVRTGVALRSVRREGTETVVAFETDGAPGEVRGSHLLLATGRRGNTEGLGLEAVGVAPDARGFLPVDAALRTSANGVYGAGDVLGDNMFVYTAAYEGALAARNAREGHDAEADYTALPWVVFTDPQLAGVGLDLAQAEAAGFDAEATTLAMEYVPRALAARDTRGHLTLVRDRETDRLLGARVLAPEGAELLMEVALAIRHGITTRQLADAFHPYLTLSEAVKLTALTFRKDVGRLSCCAA; from the coding sequence ATGCCTGACGCGCCGACGCCCGAGACCCTGACGCTCACCGTCGGCGGGATGACCTGCGCCGGCTGCGCCCGCCACGTCACCGAGGCCCTCGAGGCCCTCCCCGGCGTGGCCTCGGCCGAGGTCCCCGGCTGGGAGTCCGGCCGGGCCGACATCGCGCTCGACGCCGACGAGCCCGCTCGCCCCGGTGACCTTGTGGCCGCCGTCGAGGCTGCGGGCTACCGCGCCGCGCTCGACGCCGAAGCACCGACCGGGGCGCCCCCCGCCTCAGGGCCCACCACCGGGTACGGCGCCCCGCCCGACGCGCCGCCCTCCCCGTCCGGCGACGGTGCGCCCTCGCCCCGCCCGCCCGCCGAACCGGGCCCGCTCCCCGAGGGGGCGTACGACCTCGTCGTGGTCGGGGGCGGCTCGGCCGCCTTCGCCGCCGCGCTCAAGACGTCGGAGCTCGGGGGCCGCACCGCCATCGTCAACGACGGACTGCCCATCGGCGGGACGTGCGTGAACGTGGGCTGCGTGCCCTCGAAAGCGATCATCCGCGCGGCCGAGGCCGTCCACCGCGCCCAGCGGGACGCGTTCGACGGGGTCGAGACGACGGGCCGCGTCGCCGACTTCGGCGCCGTCCTCGCCCAGGTCCGCGCCCTCGTCGCCGACCTCCGCCAGACGAAGTACGTCGACGTCGCGGGGGCCGACGACGCCGTCGACCTCGTCGCTGGCCGCGCCCGGCTGGCGGGGCGCGAGGGCGGCCCCCTCGCGGGCGACGGGCTCCACACGGTAGAGGTCGAGGGCCGCCCCGCGCTCCGCGCCCGGTCCGTCCTCGTCGCGACCGGCGCCCGGACGTTCGTCCCCGACGTCCCCGGCCTCGCCGAGGCCGGGTACCTCACGAACGACACGCTCTGGGACCTCGCCGAGGCCCCCGACCACCTCGTCGTGCTCGGCGGCGGGTACGTGGCCGTCGAGGCGGCCCAGGCATTCGCTCGCCTCGGCGTGCCGGTCACGCTCCTCCAGCGGTCCGACCGGATCCTCCCCGCCGAGGACGCCGCGCTCACCGACCCGCTCACCGCCTTCCTCCGGGCCGACGGCGTCGACGTCCGCACCGGCGTCGCCCTCCGATCTGTCCGGCGCGAGGGGACGGAGACCGTCGTCGCCTTCGAGACCGACGGGGCACCCGGCGAGGTCCGCGGCTCGCACCTCCTCCTCGCGACGGGCCGCCGCGGCAACACCGAGGGCCTGGGCCTGGAGGCCGTCGGCGTCGCCCCCGACGCCCGCGGGTTCCTCCCCGTCGACGCCGCGCTCCGTACCTCGGCCAACGGCGTGTACGGGGCTGGCGACGTCCTCGGCGACAATATGTTCGTCTACACCGCGGCGTACGAGGGCGCGCTCGCGGCCCGGAACGCCCGCGAGGGTCACGACGCCGAGGCCGATTACACGGCGCTCCCGTGGGTCGTCTTCACCGATCCCCAGCTCGCGGGCGTCGGCCTCGACCTCGCCCAGGCCGAGGCCGCGGGGTTCGACGCCGAGGCGACGACGCTCGCGATGGAGTACGTCCCCCGCGCGCTCGCCGCCCGGGACACGCGGGGCCACCTCACGCTCGTCCGCGACCGCGAGACCGACCGGCTCCTCGGCGCCCGGGTCCTGGCCCCCGAGGGGGCCGAGCTCCTCATGGAGGTGGCCCTCGCCATCCGGCACGGGATCACGACCCGGCAGCTCGCCGACGCCTTCCACCCGTACCTCACGCTCTCCGAGGCCGTCAAGCTCACCGCGCTCACGTTCCGGAAGGACGTCGGGCGGCTCAGTTGCTGCGCGGCGTGA
- a CDS encoding thioredoxin family protein yields the protein MTTPRSIEVFTADCPLCADAVDLVRRLAGPDDTVTLRPLHDEAVAAEAARLGVRSVPAVAVDGALAACCRDGGVSEAGLRAAGLGS from the coding sequence TTGACGACGCCCCGCTCCATCGAGGTCTTCACCGCCGACTGCCCCCTCTGCGCCGACGCCGTCGACCTCGTCCGACGCCTCGCCGGCCCGGACGACACCGTGACGCTCCGTCCCCTCCATGACGAGGCCGTGGCGGCTGAGGCCGCACGCCTCGGCGTCCGGTCGGTCCCTGCGGTCGCCGTCGACGGCGCCCTCGCGGCGTGTTGTCGCGACGGGGGGGTGAGCGAGGCCGGGCTCCGCGCCGCGGGCCTCGGTTCCTGA
- a CDS encoding sigma-70 family RNA polymerase sigma factor: MSPSPTLLESTLASQGEALVGYVRGRLGPEAAEDVVQDALVRAVESAPPMDDEADLTRWLWRVVRNATVDAHRRSEAAATREAAYAAEQPDAEPPPGEEARLCACYRPLLDGLPAQSAEVLRADLDGEPAGALAERLGISAGALRVRRHRARAALRARLDLACRACAGCLDCTCARPDPSTDSVSPPPNTMNETQTPGTLRFQIEGMTCGGCVAGATRALERTPGVTVEQLTLDGPAVVRLSDGADREAVRGAVEGAGFRPVFGDATDAA, translated from the coding sequence ATGTCCCCCTCTCCGACCCTGCTCGAATCGACACTCGCCTCCCAGGGCGAGGCGCTCGTCGGCTACGTCCGCGGGCGGCTCGGGCCGGAGGCGGCCGAGGACGTGGTCCAGGACGCGCTCGTGCGCGCCGTAGAGTCCGCGCCTCCGATGGACGACGAGGCCGACCTCACGCGGTGGCTCTGGCGCGTCGTCCGCAACGCGACCGTCGACGCCCACCGCCGGTCCGAGGCCGCCGCGACGCGCGAGGCGGCTTACGCTGCCGAGCAGCCCGACGCGGAGCCCCCGCCGGGCGAGGAGGCCCGCCTGTGCGCGTGCTACCGGCCGCTCCTGGACGGGCTCCCGGCGCAGTCCGCCGAGGTCCTCCGGGCCGACCTCGACGGCGAGCCCGCGGGCGCGCTGGCGGAGCGGCTGGGCATCAGCGCGGGCGCGCTCCGGGTCCGCCGCCACCGTGCCCGGGCCGCGCTCCGGGCCCGCCTCGACCTCGCCTGTCGGGCGTGCGCGGGCTGCCTCGACTGCACGTGTGCCCGGCCAGACCCCTCGACCGACTCCGTTTCACCACCCCCCAACACCATGAACGAGACCCAGACCCCCGGCACCCTCCGCTTCCAGATCGAGGGCATGACCTGCGGCGGCTGCGTCGCCGGGGCCACGCGCGCGCTCGAGCGGACGCCCGGCGTGACGGTCGAGCAGCTCACGCTCGACGGCCCGGCCGTCGTCCGCCTCTCCGACGGCGCCGACCGCGAGGCCGTCCGCGGCGCCGTCGAGGGCGCCGGCTTCCGGCCCGTCTTCGGCGACGCGACGGACGCGGCCTGA
- a CDS encoding heavy metal translocating P-type ATPase: protein MPSPPDAPGPSPGKALARATLGIGGMTCAACSTRAEKALRAVPGVHEATVNLATERATVSFDAAETTPLALAEAVQRTGYDVRTEEVTFAVGGMTCAACVGRVEKALRGADGVVEASVNLATERARVRYSAGTDVETLYEAVRRTGYDVVEPEAGVSAADAEQEARARDRHQLQRRLGWAAGLTLPLFLLEMVPMAIPGGMAWIDGLIPMQTRWLVAFALATAVQFGPGWRFYRAGWAAARHGAPDMNTLVALGTTAAYGYSVVATFLPGALPAGAVHVYYEASATIITLILLGKWFEARAKGQTSDAVRALLGLRAETARVVRDGQDTEVPVEEVAVGDVVRVRPGEKVPVDGVVTEGTSYVDESMVTGEPVPVEKGEGAEVVGGTVNQAGSLLVRTTRVGADTVLAQIVQLVGEAQASRPAIQALADRVVAVFVPIVLVIAAAVFAVWLAVGPSPALTYALVAAVSVLIIACPCAMGLATPVSVMVGTGKAAELGVLFRKGEALQTLFEADVVALDKTGTLTEGRPTLTDVALAADADLDEADLLRLVAAVEVPSEHPVGAAIVRAADERGLSVPNAADFEAVPGFGVRGTVEGRRVEVGADRFMARLGVDVGPLADAAGQLADAGKTPLYAAVDGRLAAALAVSDPVKPTTPAAIAALHDAGLRIAMITGDNRGTAEAVARRLGIDEVLAEVLPADKAEAVRQLQSEGGAGGGPAHVAFVGDGINDAPALAQADVGVAIGTGTDVAIEAADVVLMRGDLTALVEARALSAATLRNVKQNLFWAFAYNVVLIPVAAGVLYPALGVLLSPVLGAAAMGLSSVFVLTNALRLRRFQPPVVATV, encoded by the coding sequence GTGCCCTCGCCGCCCGACGCCCCCGGGCCGAGTCCGGGGAAGGCCCTCGCCCGCGCCACGCTCGGGATCGGGGGCATGACGTGCGCGGCGTGCTCGACGCGCGCCGAGAAGGCGCTCCGCGCCGTGCCGGGCGTCCACGAGGCGACGGTCAACCTGGCGACGGAGCGGGCGACCGTCTCGTTCGACGCGGCCGAGACGACGCCCCTCGCGCTGGCGGAGGCGGTCCAGCGCACGGGGTACGACGTGCGGACGGAGGAGGTCACGTTCGCCGTCGGCGGGATGACGTGCGCGGCGTGCGTCGGCCGCGTCGAGAAGGCGCTGCGAGGAGCGGACGGCGTCGTCGAGGCGTCGGTGAACCTCGCGACCGAGCGCGCGCGCGTGCGGTACTCGGCCGGGACCGACGTGGAGACGCTGTACGAGGCCGTCCGGCGGACGGGCTACGACGTGGTCGAGCCCGAGGCCGGCGTCTCAGCCGCCGATGCCGAGCAGGAGGCGCGGGCGCGCGACCGCCACCAACTCCAGCGGCGGCTGGGGTGGGCGGCCGGGCTCACGCTCCCGCTCTTCCTCCTCGAGATGGTCCCGATGGCGATCCCCGGCGGGATGGCGTGGATCGACGGGCTGATCCCCATGCAGACGCGGTGGCTCGTCGCCTTCGCGCTTGCGACGGCCGTCCAGTTCGGGCCGGGCTGGCGGTTCTACCGGGCGGGGTGGGCCGCGGCCCGGCACGGGGCGCCCGACATGAACACGCTCGTCGCGCTCGGGACGACGGCGGCCTACGGGTACTCCGTCGTCGCGACGTTCCTGCCCGGCGCGCTGCCCGCGGGCGCCGTTCACGTCTACTACGAGGCGTCGGCGACGATCATCACGCTGATCTTGCTGGGCAAGTGGTTCGAGGCGAGGGCGAAGGGGCAGACCTCGGACGCCGTCCGCGCGCTCCTCGGGCTCCGCGCCGAGACGGCCCGCGTCGTCCGCGACGGCCAGGACACCGAGGTGCCGGTCGAGGAGGTGGCCGTGGGCGACGTCGTCCGCGTGCGGCCCGGCGAGAAGGTGCCCGTCGACGGCGTGGTCACGGAGGGGACGAGCTACGTCGACGAGTCGATGGTGACGGGCGAGCCGGTCCCGGTCGAGAAGGGCGAGGGCGCCGAGGTCGTGGGCGGGACGGTCAACCAGGCCGGGTCGCTCCTCGTCCGGACGACTCGCGTCGGGGCCGACACCGTCCTCGCCCAGATCGTTCAGCTCGTGGGGGAGGCGCAGGCGTCGCGCCCGGCGATCCAGGCCCTCGCCGACCGGGTCGTGGCGGTGTTCGTGCCGATCGTGCTCGTGATCGCGGCGGCCGTGTTCGCCGTGTGGCTGGCCGTGGGTCCGAGCCCGGCGCTGACGTACGCGCTCGTCGCGGCGGTGAGCGTGCTGATCATCGCGTGCCCGTGCGCGATGGGGCTCGCGACGCCCGTCTCGGTCATGGTCGGGACGGGGAAAGCGGCCGAGCTGGGCGTCCTGTTCCGGAAGGGCGAGGCGCTCCAGACGCTGTTCGAGGCCGACGTCGTCGCCCTCGACAAGACGGGGACGCTGACCGAGGGGCGGCCGACGCTCACCGACGTGGCGCTAGCAGCGGACGCCGACCTAGACGAGGCCGACCTGCTCCGGCTCGTGGCCGCCGTCGAGGTCCCGAGCGAGCACCCCGTCGGCGCGGCCATCGTGCGGGCGGCCGACGAGCGGGGGCTGAGCGTGCCCAACGCTGCTGACTTCGAGGCCGTGCCCGGCTTTGGGGTGCGCGGCACGGTGGAGGGCCGCCGCGTCGAGGTCGGGGCCGACCGGTTCATGGCCCGCCTCGGCGTCGACGTCGGCCCACTCGCCGATGCGGCCGGCCAGCTGGCGGACGCCGGCAAGACGCCGCTCTACGCCGCCGTCGACGGTCGGCTCGCGGCGGCCCTCGCCGTCTCGGACCCCGTCAAGCCCACGACGCCCGCGGCCATCGCCGCGCTCCACGACGCCGGCTTGCGCATCGCGATGATCACGGGCGACAACCGGGGCACGGCCGAGGCCGTCGCGCGGCGGCTCGGGATCGACGAGGTGCTCGCGGAGGTGCTCCCGGCCGACAAGGCCGAGGCCGTCCGCCAGCTCCAATCCGAGGGCGGGGCGGGCGGCGGCCCGGCCCACGTCGCGTTCGTCGGCGACGGGATCAACGACGCGCCCGCGCTCGCCCAGGCCGACGTCGGCGTCGCCATCGGGACCGGGACCGACGTGGCCATCGAGGCGGCCGACGTGGTCCTCATGCGGGGCGACCTCACGGCGCTCGTCGAGGCCCGGGCGCTGAGCGCGGCCACGCTCCGGAACGTGAAGCAAAACCTGTTCTGGGCCTTCGCCTACAACGTCGTCCTGATCCCGGTCGCGGCGGGCGTGCTCTACCCCGCGCTGGGCGTCCTGCTCTCGCCGGTCCTGGGCGCGGCGGCGATGGGCTTGTCCTCGGTCTTCGTGCTCACGAACGCCCTCCGGCTCCGCCGCTTCCAGCCCCCGGTCGTCGCCACCGTGTAA
- a CDS encoding helix-turn-helix domain-containing protein: protein MSPSASPPLGALRQPTTSLGSLVLADPDALDSFIRAAVAEAVSAVIESHAAEVRALRESLFAAKGLLTAHEAGEVLGGVSAETVMAYVKDLGLPCYRPGRRPLFRLGEINEWVGLFPDREGSGG from the coding sequence ATGAGTCCATCGGCATCCCCTCCTCTCGGCGCCCTTCGCCAGCCCACGACCAGCCTTGGCAGCCTGGTCCTGGCCGACCCCGACGCGCTCGACTCCTTCATTCGGGCCGCCGTCGCCGAGGCGGTGTCGGCCGTGATCGAGTCCCACGCGGCGGAGGTTCGCGCGCTCCGCGAAAGCCTCTTCGCTGCGAAGGGGCTCCTCACGGCCCACGAGGCCGGCGAGGTCCTCGGCGGGGTCTCCGCAGAGACGGTGATGGCGTACGTCAAGGACCTCGGCCTCCCGTGCTACCGGCCGGGCCGGCGCCCCCTCTTCCGGTTGGGAGAGATCAACGAGTGGGTCGGGCTCTTCCCGGACCGCGAGGGGTCCGGCGGGTAG
- a CDS encoding heavy metal-responsive transcriptional regulator, with protein sequence MSLTRIALARSAGVTPSAVRYYERVGILPEPARTAKGYRVYGPADVERLRFVHRAQELGFSLDEIAGLLALAVAPGDPCDDVRAQAEAHRADVADKIHYLERIRDTLDGLIAACRDHASTDPCPILDALRHNDDSS encoded by the coding sequence GTGTCGCTCACGCGAATCGCGCTCGCGCGGTCGGCCGGCGTCACCCCCTCCGCCGTCCGCTACTACGAGCGCGTCGGGATCCTCCCCGAGCCCGCTCGGACCGCCAAGGGGTACCGCGTCTACGGGCCCGCTGATGTCGAGCGGCTCCGGTTCGTCCACCGCGCCCAGGAGTTGGGGTTCTCGCTCGACGAGATCGCCGGGCTTCTCGCGCTCGCCGTCGCGCCTGGCGACCCGTGCGACGACGTCCGCGCGCAAGCCGAGGCCCACCGCGCCGACGTCGCCGACAAAATCCACTACCTCGAGCGGATCCGCGACACCCTCGACGGGCTCATCGCGGCCTGCCGCGACCACGCCTCGACCGACCCCTGCCCCATCCTCGACGCCCTCCGCCACAATGACGACTCCTCCTGA
- a CDS encoding adenylate/guanylate cyclase domain-containing protein: MFLVGAWAAAAFVAARVVGLEPPPGGDDVPVWAFLRRSLLVGVLVGVPSAILELRALPRLARRLPFGATLAARTAVYAAVVTGALLLSAEWAAADEGGLAALYERGALGPFLRSSRFGALVAVLTVGSFLVGLAVQVRRVLGPGLVLDLALGRYLRPAWEDRLFLFLDLDGSTALARRLGPLAFTDLKNDVFFDLAEPVLATGGRVAEYVGDEVVVTWPWAPGIRTAAPLRCFFLVEDRLAARAGAYQARYGVAPTLKGACHGGRVVTAEVGDVKRELAHSGDVVNTAARIEGLCHALGARLLVSAEVVGAVDVPPGLWAVDRGTHAVRGRDEPVHVYAVERAPSPPTAGAGVSASALR, from the coding sequence GTGTTCCTCGTCGGGGCCTGGGCGGCAGCGGCCTTCGTGGCCGCCCGCGTCGTCGGGCTCGAGCCGCCCCCCGGCGGCGACGACGTCCCGGTCTGGGCGTTCCTCCGCCGCTCGCTCCTCGTCGGGGTCCTCGTCGGCGTCCCCTCGGCCATCCTCGAGCTCCGGGCGCTCCCGCGGCTGGCCCGTAGGCTCCCCTTCGGGGCCACGCTCGCCGCTCGGACGGCGGTCTACGCCGCCGTCGTGACGGGCGCCCTCCTGCTCTCGGCCGAGTGGGCGGCCGCCGACGAGGGCGGGCTCGCCGCGCTCTACGAGCGGGGCGCGCTCGGCCCGTTCCTCCGGTCGAGCCGGTTCGGCGCGCTCGTCGCCGTCCTCACCGTGGGCTCGTTCCTCGTCGGCCTGGCCGTCCAGGTCCGACGCGTGCTCGGGCCGGGGCTCGTGCTCGACCTCGCGCTCGGGCGGTACCTCCGCCCCGCCTGGGAGGACCGGCTCTTCCTGTTCCTCGACCTCGACGGCTCGACGGCGCTGGCCCGCAGACTCGGGCCGCTCGCCTTCACGGACCTCAAGAACGACGTGTTCTTCGACCTCGCCGAGCCCGTCCTCGCCACCGGCGGCCGCGTGGCGGAGTACGTCGGCGACGAGGTGGTCGTGACGTGGCCGTGGGCCCCGGGCATCCGCACCGCCGCCCCACTCCGGTGCTTCTTCCTCGTCGAGGACCGGCTGGCCGCCCGCGCCGGCGCCTACCAGGCCCGGTACGGCGTGGCCCCGACGCTGAAGGGCGCCTGCCACGGCGGGCGCGTCGTGACGGCCGAGGTCGGCGACGTCAAGCGCGAGCTCGCCCACTCGGGCGACGTCGTCAACACGGCGGCCCGGATCGAGGGGCTCTGCCATGCCCTCGGGGCCCGGCTCCTGGTCTCGGCCGAGGTCGTCGGAGCCGTGGACGTCCCCCCCGGCCTCTGGGCCGTCGACCGGGGCACCCACGCCGTCCGGGGGCGCGATGAGCCCGTCCACGTCTACGCCGTCGAACGGGCCCCCTCCCCCCCCACGGCGGGGGCGGGGGTGTCCGCCTCGGCCCTCCGCTGA